The following are from one region of the Rhodopirellula sp. P2 genome:
- a CDS encoding glucose-1-phosphate adenylyltransferase, producing MIMELNNTIALILGGGRGTRLFPLTKIRAKPAVPLAAKYRLIDIPISNCINSGLNRAYVLTQFLSESLHRHLRQTYTFDHFSGGFVELLAAQQTVNSGTDWYQGTADAVRKNLVHLRESWIKHVLILSGDQLYRMDFRDMMRTHIESGAAATIAGIPVTRKDASSLGIMQVDDTGRVTGFVEKPQTEEEIAKVRMEPSWIDARGIESQGRDLLASMGLYIFDKDLMVDMLENSLHSDFGKEVFPEAINTHKVQLHLFDGYWEDIGTIRSFYEANLSLAGKNPPFDIRNRHAPIYSRPRFLPPTIMGDAKITGSLIADGCRIGDNVTIENSVIGLRTVIGDNVTIKDSVVMGADFIEMQDADLGGKLPVGVGAGSVIQGAILDKNCRVGENVRILNEAKIDHQGEDDDLQIREGISIVIKDGQIPNGFTC from the coding sequence GTGATCATGGAATTGAACAATACAATCGCGTTGATTCTTGGCGGTGGCCGCGGAACACGATTGTTCCCGCTCACAAAGATCCGCGCCAAACCCGCGGTGCCGTTGGCCGCAAAGTACCGGTTGATCGACATTCCGATCAGCAACTGCATCAACAGCGGGCTGAATCGCGCGTATGTGTTGACTCAGTTCTTGTCAGAGAGTCTTCACCGTCACCTTCGGCAGACGTACACCTTCGATCACTTCAGCGGTGGCTTCGTCGAGTTGCTCGCCGCTCAACAGACGGTCAACTCCGGCACCGATTGGTACCAAGGCACCGCCGACGCAGTTCGCAAGAACCTGGTGCACTTGCGTGAGAGTTGGATCAAACACGTGCTGATCCTCTCGGGCGATCAACTGTACCGAATGGATTTTCGTGACATGATGCGGACTCACATCGAGTCGGGCGCGGCCGCGACGATCGCTGGTATTCCGGTGACCCGGAAAGACGCGTCGTCACTGGGAATCATGCAGGTCGATGACACCGGTCGCGTGACGGGGTTTGTTGAAAAACCCCAAACAGAGGAAGAAATCGCCAAGGTCCGCATGGAACCAAGCTGGATTGATGCCCGCGGGATTGAAAGCCAAGGCCGGGATTTGCTGGCCAGCATGGGGTTGTACATCTTCGACAAAGACCTGATGGTCGACATGCTCGAAAACAGCCTGCACAGCGACTTCGGGAAAGAGGTCTTCCCGGAAGCGATCAATACCCACAAGGTTCAACTGCACCTGTTTGACGGGTACTGGGAAGACATCGGAACGATTCGTTCGTTCTATGAGGCGAACCTCTCGCTGGCCGGCAAGAACCCACCGTTTGACATTCGAAATCGTCATGCACCGATCTACAGTCGGCCACGATTCTTGCCGCCAACCATCATGGGCGATGCGAAGATCACTGGCAGTTTGATCGCAGACGGTTGTCGCATTGGCGACAATGTGACGATCGAAAACAGCGTGATCGGCCTGCGAACCGTGATTGGTGACAACGTGACGATCAAAGACAGCGTTGTGATGGGAGCGGACTTCATCGAGATGCAAGATGCCGATCTCGGTGGCAAGTTGCCCGTCGGTGTTGGTGCTGGCAGCGTGATTCAGGGTGCCATTCTCGACAAGAACTGTCGCGTGGGCGAGAACGTTCGGATCCTGAACGAAGCCAAGATCGATCACCAGGGTGAAGATGATGACCTGCAAATTCGCGAGGGGATCAGCATCGTGATCAAAGACGGCCAGATTCCAAACGGATTCACCTGCTAG
- a CDS encoding efflux RND transporter periplasmic adaptor subunit yields MKSWRLIVAVLASVCVAAISAEPATAQTSLRGETPLIAEYCQVRYIRKVDIPAEVEGKLVELPIEEGMNVAKDDLLALVDDTSARLALEFKKAEEKEAQLNAANEVNLKDARNNEELARAEAESFRELYEKGATPYYEMKKKVLEAIRALLRIDLAEMQKKIAEAQYIAKRSEREIAEFELDRRRITALFDGYIEMRIAQLGEWVQPGSPIATLVQLDRVRVGGDIDALASNGVVRAGVPVLVRVFNTADPDQNFEVKAPLGFVSSEVDGQKRYRIWVDVDNQKDSNGNWMIKPGMEAEIIFQ; encoded by the coding sequence ATGAAATCCTGGCGATTGATCGTTGCTGTACTGGCCAGCGTTTGCGTTGCCGCAATCAGCGCTGAGCCTGCCACGGCGCAAACCAGTCTGAGGGGCGAGACCCCATTGATCGCGGAGTATTGCCAAGTTCGATACATCCGCAAGGTCGACATTCCCGCTGAAGTCGAAGGCAAGTTGGTTGAGTTGCCCATCGAAGAAGGCATGAACGTTGCCAAGGACGATCTGCTGGCCTTGGTCGATGACACCTCGGCGCGTTTGGCGCTCGAGTTCAAGAAAGCGGAAGAGAAAGAAGCTCAACTCAACGCCGCGAACGAAGTCAATTTAAAGGACGCTCGCAACAACGAAGAGTTGGCCCGAGCCGAAGCCGAGTCGTTTCGTGAGCTCTACGAGAAGGGGGCCACGCCTTACTACGAAATGAAGAAGAAGGTCCTCGAAGCCATCCGTGCGTTGCTTCGCATCGACCTGGCTGAAATGCAAAAGAAGATTGCCGAGGCACAGTACATCGCAAAACGCAGCGAACGCGAAATCGCGGAGTTTGAACTGGACCGCCGACGGATCACGGCGTTGTTTGATGGCTACATCGAAATGCGAATCGCACAGCTCGGTGAATGGGTTCAGCCCGGTTCGCCGATTGCGACGCTGGTTCAGCTCGACCGAGTTCGAGTCGGTGGCGACATCGACGCCCTGGCATCCAACGGAGTCGTGCGGGCCGGAGTTCCCGTGTTGGTTCGCGTGTTCAACACGGCGGACCCCGACCAGAACTTTGAAGTGAAAGCTCCCCTTGGATTTGTCAGCAGTGAAGTCGACGGTCAAAAACGCTATCGCATTTGGGTCGATGTCGACAACCAAAAGGACAGCAACGGCAACTGGATGATCAAGCCCGGAATGGAAGCTGAAATCATCTTTCAGTGA
- a CDS encoding SDR family oxidoreductase, translated as MKPLADLVGKRALVTGASRGIGRAIALELAARGASVAINFLKSEEQAVQVATEIADSGGTVMLVRADVSSKEDVEAMVESVAQKWGGLDIVVSNAAAGGFRDLNDLTPVNFEAVLRSNSAPVVWLAQAAWEHLAAGDSHGKLVAVSSHGSNWAVPHYGAIGASKAALEALVRHLALEFGDRGINFNCVLPGIIATDAIASMPGSEGLIEAASERMMVGKRRLCEQDVSSVVAFLCSEGSDLIQGQTLVIDGGVSIRV; from the coding sequence ATGAAACCATTGGCGGATTTAGTAGGCAAGCGAGCGCTCGTCACCGGTGCCAGTCGTGGCATTGGTCGGGCAATTGCATTGGAGTTGGCCGCTCGAGGGGCTTCGGTTGCGATCAATTTCTTGAAGTCCGAGGAACAAGCGGTCCAAGTCGCGACGGAAATTGCCGACTCAGGCGGAACGGTGATGTTGGTGCGAGCCGATGTCTCATCGAAAGAAGACGTGGAAGCGATGGTTGAGAGTGTCGCTCAGAAATGGGGCGGATTGGACATCGTGGTCAGCAATGCTGCGGCCGGCGGTTTTCGTGATTTGAATGACCTGACCCCCGTCAACTTCGAAGCGGTGCTTCGCAGCAATTCGGCACCCGTGGTTTGGTTGGCTCAGGCGGCATGGGAGCATTTGGCCGCCGGGGATTCGCATGGGAAGTTGGTCGCAGTGAGCAGCCACGGTTCCAATTGGGCCGTGCCTCACTATGGAGCCATTGGGGCATCGAAGGCGGCACTTGAAGCTTTGGTGCGTCACCTCGCACTGGAGTTTGGCGACCGCGGGATCAACTTCAATTGCGTGTTGCCGGGCATCATTGCCACAGATGCCATCGCCAGCATGCCAGGTTCCGAGGGCCTGATCGAAGCTGCGAGCGAACGAATGATGGTCGGCAAACGCCGCCTGTGCGAACAAGATGTCTCGTCCGTGGTGGCGTTTCTGTGCAGCGAAGGAAGTGATTTGATTCAAGGGCAAACGCTCGTGATCGACGGTGGCGTCAGCATTCGCGTGTGA
- a CDS encoding ferredoxin--NADP reductase, whose product MDEQGYPDEEEKQRLREQHYNATIVKRMDLTEDLARYRIQCDEPVMPFEPGQYVAIGLGNWEPRLRGTQPEDVPIKKSRKLVRRAYSISCPMLHDADSPKAGELAPVDQIDYLEFYITLVRQGATSASKPPALTPRLFGKGEGDRICVERKITGRYLLGDIPQNENVLMLGTGTGEAPHNAMATTLLSRGHLGKIVIATSVRYCSDIAYQSEHDELMRRFPNYCYLPLTTREPKNLEPDRPDYVGKQYLQTMFTSGKLADLVGDPLAPTNTHVFLCGNPDMIGYVPPGGDVPAQPGMLPLLRAAGFHDATETPGPGTIRFEKYW is encoded by the coding sequence ATGGATGAACAGGGCTACCCGGACGAAGAAGAGAAGCAGCGGCTTCGCGAGCAGCACTACAATGCGACGATCGTCAAACGGATGGACCTGACCGAGGATCTGGCTCGGTATCGGATCCAGTGCGACGAGCCGGTGATGCCATTTGAGCCCGGGCAATATGTCGCCATCGGGCTGGGGAACTGGGAACCTCGACTGCGAGGCACCCAACCCGAAGACGTCCCGATCAAAAAATCGCGAAAATTGGTGCGTCGAGCGTATTCGATTTCATGTCCGATGCTGCATGATGCCGACTCGCCAAAGGCGGGGGAATTGGCGCCGGTCGATCAGATCGACTACCTGGAGTTCTACATCACGTTGGTCCGCCAGGGAGCGACCTCCGCGAGCAAGCCGCCGGCACTCACGCCGCGATTGTTTGGCAAGGGGGAAGGCGACCGAATTTGTGTCGAACGGAAAATCACGGGACGATATCTGTTGGGGGACATTCCCCAGAACGAGAACGTCTTGATGCTCGGAACCGGCACGGGCGAGGCACCTCACAATGCGATGGCGACCACGTTGTTGTCACGCGGGCATCTCGGAAAAATCGTCATCGCAACCAGCGTCCGCTACTGCTCCGACATCGCCTACCAAAGCGAACACGACGAGCTGATGCGTCGCTTCCCGAATTATTGCTACCTGCCGCTGACGACTCGCGAACCCAAGAATTTAGAGCCCGACCGACCGGACTACGTCGGAAAACAGTATCTGCAAACAATGTTCACCTCCGGCAAGTTGGCGGACCTGGTCGGTGACCCGCTCGCTCCCACCAACACGCACGTGTTCTTGTGTGGCAACCCTGACATGATCGGCTATGTGCCGCCCGGCGGTGATGTTCCCGCTCAACCCGGGATGCTGCCCTTGCTGAGAGCCGCCGGTTTTCACGATGCCACAGAAACACCCGGTCCCGGCACCATTCGATTCGAAAAGTATTGGTAA
- the rpsI gene encoding 30S ribosomal protein S9, producing MIAVKKDKINGDALGTGRRKSSVARVRVRPGSGNITINGKSIEDYFVNDQHRYAITEPLEAAGLTESVDLLIRVSGGGMTGQAGAVRMGLARALCSHDEALHDPMREGSFLTRDSRMKERKKPGLRGARRGVQFSKR from the coding sequence ATGATTGCAGTAAAAAAAGACAAGATCAACGGCGACGCACTGGGAACAGGACGTCGAAAAAGCAGTGTTGCCCGAGTACGTGTTCGTCCAGGCAGCGGAAATATCACTATCAATGGTAAGTCGATCGAAGATTACTTCGTCAACGACCAACATCGCTACGCGATCACTGAACCCCTCGAAGCCGCGGGTTTGACCGAATCGGTCGACTTGCTGATTCGAGTTTCGGGAGGCGGCATGACCGGCCAAGCCGGCGCTGTCCGCATGGGCCTGGCCCGTGCTCTGTGCAGCCACGACGAGGCATTGCACGACCCGATGCGTGAAGGCAGTTTCCTGACGCGTGATTCACGCATGAAGGAACGTAAGAAACCAGGCCTTCGTGGTGCTCGCCGTGGCGTTCAGTTTAGCAAACGCTAA
- a CDS encoding 3-hydroxyacyl-ACP dehydratase FabZ family protein: MARSEYILDPALLDVDKPIADIEAIREFNPQRHEMEQLTAILYEDLDQHACAAYKAITENEFWVRGHMPGMPLMPGVVMLEAVAQLSSYYTQKHDLLGAAMVGFGGVDEVRFRGVVTPGDNLIVMVKLEKARRGRMIVARFQGVVGTDLVLEGCLRGIPIPIEAVTRQLGVSKESAGS, translated from the coding sequence GTGGCACGCAGCGAATACATCCTTGATCCGGCCCTGCTGGACGTTGACAAACCAATCGCCGACATTGAAGCGATTCGCGAGTTCAACCCGCAGCGGCACGAGATGGAACAACTGACCGCAATCCTCTACGAGGATCTCGATCAGCACGCCTGCGCGGCATACAAAGCGATCACAGAAAATGAGTTCTGGGTTCGTGGTCATATGCCCGGCATGCCGCTGATGCCCGGTGTTGTGATGCTGGAAGCAGTTGCTCAACTGTCCAGCTACTACACCCAAAAACACGACCTGCTCGGTGCAGCCATGGTTGGCTTTGGCGGAGTGGATGAAGTTCGTTTTCGCGGGGTCGTGACCCCCGGTGACAACCTGATCGTGATGGTGAAGCTCGAAAAAGCTCGCCGCGGCCGAATGATCGTCGCCCGTTTCCAAGGCGTCGTTGGCACGGACCTGGTTCTGGAAGGCTGCTTGCGTGGGATTCCCATCCCCATCGAAGCTGTCACCCGGCAACTCGGTGTCTCCAAAGAATCTGCCGGCTCTTAA
- the infA gene encoding translation initiation factor IF-1 — MGKKEEAFEVEGTVTQALANTRFRVQLETGNEVMAHVAGRMRKHFIRIVPGDKVRVELSPYDLTKGRIVYRER, encoded by the coding sequence TTGGGTAAGAAAGAAGAAGCTTTTGAAGTCGAGGGCACCGTTACACAAGCCCTCGCCAACACTCGCTTTCGTGTGCAATTGGAAACCGGCAACGAGGTCATGGCCCACGTTGCTGGTCGAATGCGGAAGCACTTCATCCGGATCGTTCCAGGCGACAAGGTTCGCGTGGAGCTTTCGCCATACGATTTGACCAAGGGTCGCATCGTGTACCGCGAACGCTGA
- a CDS encoding RNA recognition motif domain-containing protein, giving the protein MTNIYVGNLSFKATEEELRGAFEQYGEVSAVNIIMDRETGRSRGFAFVEMADAEGAKDAIENLNGHEIDGRGVTVNEARPREPRSGGGGGGGGGYGGGGGGRGRGGGGGGYGGGGGNRGGGYGGGGGGGYGGGGGGGYGGRGDR; this is encoded by the coding sequence GTGACGAACATTTATGTCGGGAACCTTTCGTTCAAGGCCACCGAAGAAGAGCTCCGTGGCGCGTTCGAACAGTATGGCGAAGTGTCAGCTGTGAACATCATCATGGATCGAGAAACAGGACGTAGTCGCGGATTTGCCTTCGTCGAAATGGCGGATGCCGAAGGCGCGAAGGACGCGATTGAAAACCTGAACGGTCATGAAATTGATGGCCGTGGTGTGACGGTCAATGAAGCTCGACCTCGCGAGCCACGCAGTGGTGGCGGCGGCGGCGGTGGTGGAGGCTACGGCGGTGGTGGCGGCGGTCGCGGCCGTGGTGGCGGCGGCGGTGGTTACGGCGGTGGCGGTGGCAACCGCGGCGGTGGCTACGGTGGCGGCGGCGGTGGTGGATACGGCGGCGGCGGTGGTGGCGGCTACGGTGGCCGCGGCGATCGCTAA
- the hemG gene encoding protoporphyrinogen oxidase has product MKIAIIGGGLSGLSTAAHLRLLAQKQNKPLPQITLFEAAERLGGVIHTETLIDNQGRTFVIDHGADMFATAPPAAIDLCEQLGVADQLLRPSPLGRGAMIARGNRLIPIPEGFVLMRPTKLGSMLTTPLLSLSGKFRLLRERFIPRRDESVTDESVGSFVRRRLGEECLDNIVAPLVAGIYTADVDRLSMAATMKPIWDMETHDGSLAKATLRRIRTGEDSTEQASSGARYEKFRAFPNGMMQWIDTLADFAGRENIRLNTAVRSIVPLPDHRYRLEIESVDHSQSSQEFDQVVVSTPAHVAAKLLQPLSDEAASTLRSIPFASTAIVVMAVRRDCISRFPTTFGFVVPPQENRRMLAGSFASTKFPQRAPDDYVIVRAFVGGILQPEILERSDDEITEIVRAELGDLIGLDQTQSLEDIAAVVKVVRWNNAMPQYEVGHLDKVQQIRTAIQSIPGLHLNTNALGGVGIAPVIAASKQTAERILK; this is encoded by the coding sequence ATGAAAATTGCGATCATCGGTGGCGGACTGTCAGGATTGTCCACCGCCGCTCACCTGCGTTTGCTAGCTCAAAAGCAGAACAAGCCTCTTCCCCAAATCACACTCTTCGAAGCCGCAGAGCGACTCGGAGGCGTGATTCACACCGAGACGCTGATCGACAATCAGGGCCGCACCTTTGTGATCGATCACGGGGCGGACATGTTTGCGACCGCACCCCCGGCAGCGATCGATCTTTGCGAACAACTCGGCGTCGCGGATCAATTGCTGCGTCCCAGTCCGCTTGGGCGCGGCGCGATGATCGCACGAGGCAACCGGCTGATTCCGATCCCGGAAGGATTCGTCTTGATGCGTCCGACCAAACTCGGGTCAATGCTGACGACGCCTCTGCTCAGCCTCTCGGGCAAATTCCGCTTGCTGCGTGAACGTTTCATTCCTCGCCGCGATGAAAGCGTGACCGATGAAAGCGTGGGATCGTTCGTTCGCCGTCGACTCGGCGAAGAATGCCTCGACAACATCGTCGCGCCCTTGGTCGCTGGCATCTACACCGCCGACGTTGATCGCCTCAGCATGGCGGCAACGATGAAACCGATTTGGGACATGGAGACCCACGACGGTTCGCTAGCCAAAGCAACGTTGCGACGGATCCGAACCGGGGAGGACTCCACCGAACAAGCCAGCAGTGGCGCTCGCTACGAGAAGTTTCGAGCGTTTCCCAACGGCATGATGCAATGGATCGACACGCTCGCCGACTTTGCGGGGCGTGAGAACATTCGCTTGAACACGGCCGTTCGCTCGATCGTCCCGCTTCCGGATCATCGCTATCGACTGGAGATCGAATCCGTCGACCACAGCCAATCGTCCCAAGAGTTTGATCAAGTTGTTGTTTCGACCCCCGCGCACGTCGCGGCAAAACTACTGCAACCGCTCAGCGACGAAGCCGCGTCCACGCTTCGCTCGATTCCATTTGCATCCACGGCGATTGTGGTCATGGCGGTTCGGCGCGATTGCATCTCGCGTTTTCCAACCACCTTCGGATTTGTGGTTCCACCCCAAGAGAACCGCCGCATGCTGGCAGGCAGCTTCGCCAGCACCAAATTTCCTCAGCGTGCTCCCGATGACTATGTCATTGTGCGGGCGTTTGTCGGCGGCATACTGCAACCCGAAATCCTGGAACGCAGCGACGACGAGATCACCGAGATCGTGCGGGCCGAACTGGGCGACCTGATCGGACTGGACCAGACTCAGTCACTCGAAGACATCGCTGCGGTGGTGAAAGTCGTACGTTGGAACAACGCGATGCCACAGTACGAGGTCGGGCACCTGGACAAAGTCCAGCAGATTCGAACCGCGATCCAATCCATCCCAGGCCTGCACCTGAACACAAACGCACTAGGCGGCGTTGGAATCGCCCCGGTCATCGCAGCATCCAAACAGACCGCGGAACGTATCTTGAAGTGA
- the rplM gene encoding 50S ribosomal protein L13 has protein sequence MAKPGQIEKQWHVVDASDEVLGRLASDIAVVLMGKHRPEYTPHVDCGDFVIVTNAEKIGMTGNKMRDRHYTWYTGYPGLRLESYQDRRDRKPEDLLYHAVRRMLPKNKLARQMLSKLKIYAGPEHPHTAQQPVELARTGKKASA, from the coding sequence ATGGCCAAACCCGGCCAAATCGAAAAGCAATGGCATGTTGTGGATGCCAGCGACGAAGTTCTCGGTCGACTCGCCAGCGATATCGCTGTCGTGCTGATGGGAAAACATCGTCCTGAGTACACCCCACACGTCGATTGCGGTGATTTCGTGATCGTCACCAACGCCGAAAAGATCGGCATGACGGGCAACAAGATGCGTGACCGCCACTACACTTGGTACACTGGCTACCCAGGCTTGCGTCTGGAAAGCTACCAAGATCGTCGCGACCGCAAGCCTGAAGATTTGCTGTACCACGCCGTTCGCCGGATGCTGCCAAAGAACAAACTTGCTCGCCAAATGCTGAGCAAATTGAAAATCTACGCTGGCCCTGAGCACCCCCACACCGCTCAGCAACCCGTTGAATTGGCTCGCACCGGCAAAAAAGCCAGCGCCTAG
- a CDS encoding efflux RND transporter periplasmic adaptor subunit — translation MSVNQQTVEETKAQIRGLVNEIAALTKSGATASEFYPELLSKVITALAAAGGAVWLLDEDQQLRLQYQINAEPSILTEGTEDADRHNRLIRRAAASGQSLLVPPYSGTTDGDAEGNPTRYLLVLGALQHDGQKDGLIEIFQRPDTAPDTQRGYLRFLQQMCELAAEWLRSQKLRTLGDRQTLWQQADSFARAAHESLDLKETAAIVANEGRRLIGCDRVSVAIKKGGKCKVEAISGQDTIENRSNIVAALNLLATRVVAAGEPLWHDGSTEDLPPQIEEALEDYVDLSYGRNLAVLPLREPQRKLGHEAEMGAAGEVDRDDAHRGEVIGALIVEQIETDLPPEVFRQRCDLVYEHGTRAIANSQAHSNLFLMPVWRTLGRATWVLRARTLPKTLGVIGAIAALICGLIFIPMEFDLEADGTLKAEARREVFAGIDGEVREVLVDHNSIVAAGDPLVKMINPDIGIELEDLRGQIRTTMAELQRIRTQSRNRSQLKATERRAIELEEVEVQTKLEAQRAKLKLKEQRADDLIIRSPIDGIVVSWEVEKMLLNRPIQTGQVLMEIADLSKPMYLEIEMPEKREGHLDQYIQDNNIQSLDVDYILASNPDEPLPAKLPIGNISLRAESNEEHGSVIKMRVLPDLTELSKVSPSPGTKLTADVKCGKRASGFVLLHEVFEWAYKFAF, via the coding sequence ATGTCGGTCAACCAACAAACGGTCGAAGAAACCAAAGCGCAGATCCGCGGTTTGGTCAACGAAATCGCAGCTCTTACCAAGAGTGGTGCCACCGCTTCGGAGTTTTATCCGGAGTTGCTTTCCAAGGTCATCACTGCGCTGGCTGCGGCCGGTGGTGCGGTGTGGTTGCTCGACGAAGATCAGCAACTGCGGTTGCAGTACCAGATCAACGCTGAGCCGTCGATTTTGACCGAGGGCACGGAAGACGCCGATCGCCACAATCGCTTGATCCGTCGCGCCGCCGCGTCCGGGCAATCGCTGTTGGTACCACCCTACAGTGGCACCACGGACGGTGATGCCGAAGGCAACCCGACTCGCTACTTGTTGGTGCTCGGTGCTCTGCAGCATGACGGCCAGAAAGATGGCTTGATCGAAATCTTCCAGCGTCCTGACACGGCTCCCGACACACAACGCGGCTACTTGCGGTTCTTGCAGCAGATGTGCGAGTTGGCTGCGGAATGGCTTCGCAGTCAAAAGCTGCGGACGCTCGGTGATCGTCAAACGCTTTGGCAGCAAGCCGACTCGTTCGCGCGTGCCGCTCACGAATCATTGGACTTGAAAGAAACGGCAGCAATCGTCGCCAACGAAGGCCGCCGGTTGATCGGTTGCGACCGAGTCAGCGTGGCCATCAAAAAGGGCGGCAAGTGCAAGGTCGAAGCCATCAGCGGCCAAGACACGATCGAGAACCGCTCCAACATCGTTGCAGCATTGAATCTGCTGGCAACGCGAGTTGTCGCGGCTGGGGAACCTTTGTGGCACGACGGGTCCACCGAAGATTTGCCACCGCAAATCGAAGAAGCCCTCGAAGACTACGTCGACCTTTCTTACGGCCGGAACTTGGCTGTCCTTCCACTTCGAGAACCGCAGCGCAAGCTCGGTCACGAAGCCGAGATGGGCGCTGCCGGCGAAGTGGATCGCGATGACGCGCACCGTGGCGAAGTCATCGGGGCATTGATTGTCGAGCAGATCGAAACGGACCTTCCTCCGGAAGTCTTCCGCCAACGTTGTGACTTGGTTTATGAGCACGGCACCCGCGCAATCGCCAACTCGCAGGCTCACTCGAACCTGTTCTTGATGCCGGTGTGGCGAACACTCGGCCGAGCCACTTGGGTTCTCCGAGCCCGAACGTTGCCCAAAACACTTGGTGTGATCGGTGCGATCGCGGCCCTGATTTGCGGGTTGATCTTTATCCCGATGGAGTTTGACCTCGAGGCCGACGGCACACTCAAAGCCGAAGCTCGCCGCGAAGTCTTCGCGGGCATCGACGGCGAAGTCCGTGAAGTGTTGGTTGATCACAACTCGATCGTCGCTGCGGGCGATCCATTGGTGAAGATGATCAATCCCGACATCGGCATCGAACTGGAAGACCTGCGTGGTCAGATTCGAACCACGATGGCGGAACTGCAGCGCATTCGGACTCAGTCTCGCAATCGATCGCAGTTGAAGGCCACGGAGCGGCGTGCGATCGAATTGGAAGAGGTGGAGGTGCAAACCAAGCTGGAAGCCCAGCGTGCCAAATTGAAATTGAAGGAACAGCGTGCGGACGATTTGATCATTCGTTCGCCGATCGATGGCATTGTGGTTTCTTGGGAAGTCGAAAAGATGCTGCTCAACCGCCCCATTCAAACGGGGCAGGTGCTGATGGAAATCGCGGACCTTTCCAAGCCCATGTATCTCGAAATTGAGATGCCTGAAAAACGCGAAGGTCACTTGGATCAATACATCCAAGACAACAACATCCAGTCATTGGACGTCGACTACATCCTGGCGTCCAACCCGGACGAACCGTTGCCCGCCAAGTTGCCCATTGGAAACATTTCGCTGCGAGCGGAATCCAATGAAGAACATGGCTCGGTCATCAAAATGCGAGTGCTGCCAGACCTCACTGAACTGAGCAAGGTGTCTCCGAGTCCCGGGACCAAGCTGACCGCCGACGTCAAATGCGGCAAGCGAGCCAGTGGGTTTGTGTTGCTGCACGAAGTCTTTGAGTGGGCTTACAAGTTCGCTTTCTGA
- a CDS encoding 50S ribosomal protein bL37 yields MAKPHRKTKKANHGKRPANAKARKAKRKKIKT; encoded by the coding sequence GTGGCCAAGCCCCACCGGAAAACTAAGAAAGCCAACCACGGCAAACGCCCTGCGAATGCGAAGGCACGCAAGGCAAAGCGGAAAAAAATCAAGACTTGA